GTTCTGCTACTGAaggccttctcctccaccttctcctcgtcatcttttctttttctcatcatattctttttcctcccctcttttcttgccttctttttttcccttcacTTCCACCACAGTACCTTCTTCTATCCCCTTTTCTAATGAACTGTcacatctcctcccccccccccctctctctctctctctctctctctctctctctctctctctgtatgtcgcccctctcttcctccctctcttatcACAATGCCAGGCACATCTGACTGCAGTATTCTCACACAGACGAAGGAAATAGTGTACAGAGAGCCAGAGTGGTCCCAGTCAGACTCAACAGCCCTATCAGGTATACTGACCAAAGATCGTTTTAATAGCACTGTGTGGATTTCTTTCACTAACTTCATGATCTACGATGTGAAACATGTTTCATTTGAGGTTATATAGAATAACAATCCTcataaatatttgtttttgtcagtCAACCAATCGTAGTGCTGTGTGAAAGGCAGATCTCTCTATGACATCACCTGATAGATGTGCTCATGAAGCAGCACCAGCCCGCTATGTactttgtgtgtaagtgtgagacaTACAATCTGGACTCCATGTCTGCCCCTGGTTACACTCGACCTTTTGCTGAaagaagcagggggggggggggggggtggaggggtgggggggtggaggggtggaggggtgaaggggcCTCAACCTTTGGCTTTTTGTAAAAACACGCCAACCAGAAAGATGGTATGCAGCTTTTTTGACTCATACAATGAACCAATGTGGcatgtttttggttttgttttgagGGATCTCTGTATGTCCCAGGAAGAGGCCTCTATGCATGTCAGTGGTGTACATAACTTACATTTTGCATAACAGCTTCTTATGGTGGCTTTAAATAACGGAGTGTTAGTGTTGCCTGGCCAGATTAGGGAACTTAAAGCTAGCTCGAGGGTATTATGTAACAGCCTAGTCTCTTAGCATCTATGCACACATAGTAAACAAAGACCTATGTGTTTGCAATTTGTAATGGACAGCCAAATCAGCGCCGGATAAACTATGGCATTGCATGTGTCAGCAGGGGATTCAACTTGCTTTTGGAGATGGCATGGTCTGACCCTGACCTAAATCTGCGCCAGTGTCAACACCCAGTCCCCTTCAGAAGGTGCTGAACCACAACCTGCCTCAATCTACAGGACATCCCAGGATACCACAGGAATTCACCCCCAACCGCTTCCCAGGGTACACTGCACAGCAAGACTCTGGCCCTCAGGGGGCTTTTTTAATGTCATTAACAGGTGGTAGTCAAAAATAGCCAGAAGGGACACACGcagaccccccacctcccaccccctagccccaacacacacacacatacaaacacacacacacacatatgtacatttATGGATACATTTTCACACAGCCACATAAACATACAAACCCATTTCTCACAAACATATGCAtaatcactcattcactcattcactcattcactcactcatacactcactcactctcactctcactctcactctcactcttactcttactctcactctcactctcactctcactctcactcattctctcacacTTGATCACTATGTGACAAACAGAAAGAGCAGAGCATTTtggccccctcccctttcccctccccttctctcccctcctctcttcctctgcacccaccccaccctctttcactcgacctctctctccctcccttcgccTCACCCTCTTTCACTCCGaactgagccacacacacacaaaacaggtcAGCAACTTGTTAATATCATTGTTGTGATTTGTGTCGTGGCCATGATGAGTTAAGTAAGGCACCACGGCTGGCAGAAACCAGCTTTGTGTCCACATTTGGCCTGATTTACAATCTGGACAAATAAATAGATTGTTCTTATCTTTTAATTGTGGCAGTAAAAGTCACTGTGGGGATATTTGTATTTCTTGCTATAGCCTATAGCTTCTTATTTTCTTCCTGTTTGTAAACCGTGGCTGTAAATATATTTGTTAACATTTTGGAGCGAGGTAGCTGTGTTGGATGTCCCTGGGGTTGGAGAGAAAAATACTgaggaggtttgtgtgtgtgattttcaAGACTGATTGCAGGTTGTAGCCACTGTCATTTAAATCTGCATGCACCAGCGCTTCTTTTGTCACTTGAGattttttataaataacaagGACACGGTCAATCTACCATCCTATGCACTCTTTTTTACCTTTTAACAATCACTTTGGGGTTAACAGTAAAACATTCaaactgtaaaaaataaatgttcgTCTTGTTCTGCTGTACATCTTGGCCTGCACTTACAATATTGGATTATTGCTTCATCAGTAAAGTGTGTTTTGTCTAATCATGCCTATCAATTTGATCTGATCTGATCGAATTTCCAAAACGTTACTATTGTCCGAGTGTCAATTTAAACAGATATTGAATCTAGCAGACagtctgtctggatgtgtgaGCTTTGCATCTGTATCTTCAAAGAGCTTCTTAAGGACAGGAGATGTATTCAGCTGACTGACTGTTAGCTGTTCAGTCACAGTTcttcaataataacaatagaTTTCTGACTATTTATGAATTACCGTTCCTCTGATCTGCCTGATCACCACAGtaattcgtttttctctctctcttccctcttatTCCCTTTTTCTCCCAGAATTGCCACACCACTCTAcacatcctctctcctgcttcccTTGAATAGTTGTATTTAATTTGATCTTTTTacaaaatatgtaaatgttGAAAAAATGACAAATGTTTTCGACTTATATTCGTTTTCCAAACCACCTGCCGCTTCTAAATGACAGCTAATCGTTTCCCCCCCCTTCTATTTTCAATTTGTGCATGCTAATCCCAGGCATAGATTGTCTATTTCTTCAGTTTTCTTCATGAACTGAGTCATCTTCTACCCCCCACTTCCTTCTTAGTCCCATACACTctgttcttccactcctcccactctcttcctgtcgtctttctctccctttcccccctgcAGCATCAATCTCTCCATTCCCCTGTCCCTATCATCATCTGCCTTGCCTTGCCTGTGCCTGACATTCTTTTATCTGTCTTACATCCCTtatatctctcttctctcctgtgtccATGCTCACATGCACATAATAAGACAGCATATGTAATAGTCCAGTGCAGAATACTGTACTttattataaaaataatatttattataCATTATACAGTACAAAATCATCcacttaacacacacaaacacacaggtgtaTCTGTCCCAACAAGTCCTTCATGTGGTCCACCTTCTTCATTCAAGATGAGGATGGAAGGCCAGCAGGCTCAGCTGGGAGCGGGACTGCTGGAGGGGTGGCTGGAATGTCAGGTTTTGGGGGTGGGCGCAAAGGAGTTGGGGCTAAGCGCCGGGGAAGAACAACGGCATCATCAGGCACAGGCGGGATGAGCGAGAACCAGGAGGGGAAGATCAAGCTGGCGTTTTTCCTGGCGATCGTGGGTGTGATTTTGAGTGTGCTGGGTGTGGGCACAGAGTTCTGGGTGGAACTATCGCCGTCGAAGAGTTTCTATGGCAACCAGACATGTTTGACGGCCCACTATGGACTGTGGAAGGGCTGCTCCAGGACCCTGTGGGTGGCCGACATagacccagagagggagagctgcgGTCCAGCCGACCTGTCTGGAGGTGGGCTGTGCCTGGGCCAGGGGGGTtgggtaagggagggggggttctggTTCTCCAGTCAAAACAGCATGCAACACCTATGGATTGTAGCTTTCACACCTTAATTTCACTTTGCTGGTAGGTCCAAACATATTCACAGACAGCCATATTGGCATACTAGTCATGTAGTGCTGCTCTATATAAAGGTCTGTTACCTCTCCTCAGCTTGGagagggcagacaggcagtagAGAGGAGTGTCACATGTCTCTATCGTTTATGTATGTCTGAGTGGATCACATGATTACTCAGACCTAATAGGCAGGGAAGGACCTTATATTGACCTTGGGATTGTCATTGATGTGCATGACTGATCGTGTTTGATGCAGGGTAATTAAAGTGTGCAGCAGAGCAGTTGCTGTATTTCAAAGATTTCTTTCCTACAAGCGAATGTGAACACAACTCTGACATCAGACTCAATCAATGTCTTGTTGTATCGCTTTGTCTCTCCTCTaatatttctctcttttctttgtcctcttgatcctcctcttttctcactCCTGCCCTATGAAGAGTCGAACTGCAGCTACTTCAAGTTCTTTACTACTGGAGAGAGTAAGATGCTTTTTCAGAAGACAATGGTGAAGAGTGAGTCACACTGTCCCTTGGCCTTTCACTTTCAttgtccaacacacactcacacaccactcactcacacaccacacacacaccacacacacgcacgcatgcaagCAAGAAGACAAGCtggtacacagacacaacatTCTCTTTATCTCCTTATCTCCATTCCATGTGTTCTCGTCACTGACagtagtctctcctctccagatctGAACATTGCGGCGGCCATGTTGTCCATGTTCAGCCTCTTCCTCATGGTCATGGGGTCAGTCTGCGTTACCATGGCTCTCAGCAAGGGGGTCCAGTTCTTCCTGAAGCCCGCCTCCTTCTGCTTCGTCCTTTCAGGTTAGTGA
Above is a window of Osmerus mordax isolate fOsmMor3 chromosome 18, fOsmMor3.pri, whole genome shotgun sequence DNA encoding:
- the cacng6a gene encoding calcium channel, voltage-dependent, gamma subunit 6a; this translates as MWSTFFIQDEDGRPAGSAGSGTAGGVAGMSGFGGGRKGVGAKRRGRTTASSGTGGMSENQEGKIKLAFFLAIVGVILSVLGVGTEFWVELSPSKSFYGNQTCLTAHYGLWKGCSRTLWVADIDPERESCGPADLSGESNCSYFKFFTTGESKMLFQKTMVKNLNIAAAMLSMFSLFLMVMGSVCVTMALSKGVQFFLKPASFCFVLSGILVFLSLIVFHQSVLSFLASDHTVPLHHELSWSVSSMGCAGAILILGGALFLLLALPYSPWQRCLPHQDSNS